From a region of the Pseudomonas fulva 12-X genome:
- the eno gene encoding phosphopyruvate hydratase: MAKIVDIKGREVLDSRGNPTVEADVILDNGIVGSACAPSGASTGSREALELRDGDKSRYLGKGVLKAVANINGPIRDALLGKDPVDQKALDKTMIELDGTDNKAKLGANAILAVSLAAAKAAAQDQDLPLYAHIANLNGTPGQYSMPVPMMNIINGGEHADNNVDIQEFMVQPVGAKTFSDGLRMGTEIFHHLKAVLKARGLNTAVGDEGGFAPNLTSNEDALSAIAEAVANAGYKLGTDVTLALDCAASEFFEDGKYNLSGEGKSFDAEGFAEYLKGLTERFPIISIEDGLDESDWAGWKILTDKIGAKVQLVGDDLFVTNTKILKEGIDKGIGNSILIKFNQIGSLTETLEAIQMAKAAGYTAVISHRSGETEDSTIADLAVGTAAGQIKTGSLCRSDRVSKYNQLLRIEEQLGAKALYRGRSEFRG, from the coding sequence ATGGCAAAGATCGTCGACATCAAGGGTCGTGAGGTTCTCGACTCCCGTGGCAACCCCACCGTGGAAGCGGACGTAATCCTCGACAACGGCATCGTTGGCAGCGCCTGTGCGCCGTCCGGTGCCTCCACCGGTTCGCGCGAAGCGCTGGAACTGCGTGATGGCGACAAGAGCCGTTACCTGGGCAAGGGCGTGCTGAAGGCCGTGGCCAACATCAATGGCCCGATCCGTGATGCGCTGCTGGGTAAGGATCCGGTTGACCAGAAAGCCCTCGACAAGACCATGATCGAGCTCGATGGCACCGACAACAAGGCCAAGCTGGGCGCCAACGCCATCCTCGCCGTGTCCCTGGCCGCTGCCAAGGCTGCTGCCCAGGACCAGGATCTGCCGCTGTACGCGCACATCGCCAACCTCAACGGCACTCCGGGCCAGTACTCCATGCCGGTACCGATGATGAACATCATCAACGGCGGCGAGCACGCCGACAACAACGTCGACATCCAGGAGTTCATGGTGCAGCCGGTTGGCGCCAAGACCTTCTCCGACGGCCTGCGCATGGGCACCGAAATCTTCCACCACCTCAAGGCCGTGCTGAAGGCCCGTGGCCTGAACACCGCGGTAGGTGACGAAGGTGGTTTCGCTCCTAACCTGACGTCCAACGAAGACGCGCTGTCCGCCATTGCCGAAGCCGTGGCCAACGCCGGCTACAAGCTGGGCACCGACGTGACCCTGGCGCTGGACTGCGCCGCTTCCGAGTTCTTTGAAGACGGCAAGTACAACCTGTCCGGCGAAGGCAAGTCGTTCGACGCCGAAGGTTTCGCCGAGTACCTCAAGGGCCTGACCGAGCGCTTCCCGATCATCTCCATCGAAGATGGTCTGGACGAATCCGACTGGGCGGGCTGGAAAATTCTCACCGACAAGATCGGCGCCAAGGTTCAGCTGGTGGGTGACGACCTGTTCGTGACCAACACCAAGATCCTCAAGGAAGGCATCGACAAGGGCATCGGTAACTCGATCCTGATCAAGTTCAACCAGATCGGCTCGCTGACCGAAACCCTGGAAGCCATCCAGATGGCCAAGGCGGCCGGTTACACCGCGGTGATCTCGCACCGCTCGGGCGAAACCGAAGACAGCACCATCGCCGACCTGGCCGTTGGCACCGCCGCTGGTCAGATCAAGACCGGTTCGCTGTGCCGTTCCGACCGCGTCTCCAAGTACAACCAGCTGCTGCGTATCGAAGAGCAACTGGGCGCCAAGGCGCTGTATCGCGGTCGCAGCGAGTTCCGCGGCTGA
- the kdsA gene encoding 3-deoxy-8-phosphooctulonate synthase produces MAQKTVRVGKIDIANDKPFVLFGGINVLESRDLAMRACEEYVRVTDKLGIPYVFKASFDKANRSSVTSFRGPGLEEGMKIFEEVKKTFGVPVITDVHEPYQAQPVADVCDIIQLPAFLSRQTDLVVAMAKTGAVINIKKAQFLAPQEMKHILAKCVEAGNDQLILCERGSSFGYNNLVVDMLGFGIMKAFEYPVFFDVTHALQMPGGRADSAGGRRAQVTELAKAGMSQGLAGLFLEAHPDPENAKCDGPCALRLDKLEPFLAQLKQLDDLIKSQDPIETA; encoded by the coding sequence ATGGCGCAGAAGACCGTCCGTGTCGGCAAGATCGACATCGCCAATGACAAGCCTTTCGTGCTGTTCGGCGGCATCAATGTGCTGGAGTCCCGTGACCTGGCCATGCGTGCCTGCGAAGAGTATGTGCGGGTTACCGACAAGCTCGGCATCCCCTACGTGTTCAAGGCCAGTTTCGACAAGGCCAACCGCTCCTCGGTGACGTCCTTCCGCGGCCCGGGCCTTGAAGAGGGCATGAAGATCTTCGAAGAAGTGAAGAAGACCTTCGGCGTGCCGGTGATCACCGATGTGCACGAGCCCTACCAGGCGCAACCGGTGGCCGATGTCTGCGACATCATTCAACTGCCAGCCTTCCTGTCTCGCCAGACCGACCTGGTGGTCGCGATGGCCAAGACCGGTGCGGTGATCAACATCAAGAAGGCGCAGTTTCTGGCTCCCCAGGAGATGAAACATATTCTCGCCAAGTGTGTCGAAGCCGGGAACGATCAGTTGATCCTCTGCGAGCGCGGCTCGTCCTTCGGGTACAACAACCTGGTGGTCGACATGCTCGGCTTCGGCATCATGAAGGCCTTCGAATACCCGGTGTTCTTCGATGTCACCCACGCCCTGCAGATGCCGGGCGGCCGTGCGGATTCCGCCGGCGGGCGTCGCGCCCAGGTCACCGAGCTGGCCAAGGCCGGCATGAGCCAGGGCCTGGCAGGTCTGTTCCTCGAGGCCCATCCGGATCCGGAAAACGCCAAGTGTGACGGCCCGTGCGCGCTGCGTCTGGACAAGCTGGAGCCGTTCCTGGCACAGCTCAAGCAGCTGGATGATCTGATCAAGAGTCAGGATCCGATCGAAACCGCCTGA
- a CDS encoding CTP synthase, with protein MTRFIFVTGGVVSSLGKGIASASLAAILEARGLKVTMLKLDPYINVDPGTMSPFQHGEVFVTHDGAETDLDLGHYERFIRTTMTKSNNFTTGRVYEDVLRKERRGDYLGATIQVIPHITDEIKRRIIKGAGDADVAMVEIGGTVGDIESQPFLEAIRQLRVEVGAKRAMLMHLTLVPYIATAGETKTKPTQHSVKELRSIGLQPDVLVCRSDHPIDVSSRRKIALFTNVEERAVISLEDVDTIYKIPGVLHAQGLDDFVVERFGLDCRGADLSEWDRVVDAKLNPEKEVTIAMVGKYMELLDAYKSLIEAMSHAGIQNRTKVNLRYIDSEDIENQGTDLLQGVDAILVPGGFGLRGVEGKITTVKYARENKIPYLGICLGMQVAVIEFARNVLGWSDANSTEFDIASGHPVVGLITEWQDATGATELRTEASDLGGTMRLGAQDCQLLPNSQVHACYGKDVIVERHRHRYEVNNNLLPQLIEAGLKVTGRSGDGALVEVVESADHPWFVACQFHPEFTSTPRDGHPLFSGFVNAALAHQAKKA; from the coding sequence ATGACGCGCTTCATTTTCGTCACGGGTGGTGTTGTTTCTTCATTGGGGAAAGGCATCGCCTCGGCATCCTTGGCGGCAATCCTGGAGGCGCGGGGCCTGAAGGTCACGATGCTCAAACTGGATCCGTACATCAACGTCGATCCGGGCACCATGAGCCCGTTCCAGCATGGTGAGGTGTTCGTCACCCACGATGGCGCCGAGACCGACCTGGACCTGGGTCACTACGAGCGTTTCATCCGCACCACCATGACCAAGAGCAACAACTTCACCACCGGCCGCGTGTACGAAGATGTACTGCGCAAGGAGCGCCGTGGTGATTACCTGGGTGCCACCATCCAGGTCATTCCGCATATCACCGACGAGATCAAGCGCCGCATCATCAAGGGTGCCGGCGACGCCGACGTGGCCATGGTCGAGATCGGCGGCACGGTCGGTGACATCGAGTCCCAGCCGTTCCTCGAAGCCATCCGCCAACTGCGCGTGGAAGTGGGCGCCAAACGCGCCATGCTGATGCACCTGACCCTGGTGCCGTACATCGCCACTGCCGGCGAAACCAAGACCAAGCCTACCCAGCACTCGGTCAAGGAGCTGCGCTCCATCGGCCTGCAGCCTGACGTGCTGGTGTGCCGCTCCGATCACCCGATAGACGTGTCGTCACGCCGCAAGATCGCCCTGTTCACCAACGTCGAAGAGCGCGCGGTGATCAGCCTGGAAGACGTCGACACCATCTACAAGATCCCGGGCGTGCTGCATGCCCAGGGCCTGGATGACTTCGTCGTCGAGCGTTTCGGCCTGGATTGCCGCGGCGCCGACCTCTCCGAGTGGGACCGCGTGGTAGATGCCAAGCTGAACCCGGAGAAGGAAGTCACCATCGCCATGGTCGGTAAGTACATGGAACTGCTGGACGCCTACAAGTCGCTGATCGAAGCGATGAGCCACGCCGGCATTCAGAACCGCACCAAGGTCAACCTGCGTTACATCGACTCCGAAGACATCGAGAACCAAGGTACCGACCTGCTGCAGGGCGTCGACGCCATTCTGGTGCCGGGCGGTTTCGGTCTGCGCGGTGTGGAAGGCAAGATCACCACCGTCAAATATGCCCGCGAGAACAAGATCCCCTACCTGGGTATCTGCCTCGGCATGCAGGTGGCCGTCATCGAGTTCGCCCGCAACGTGCTGGGCTGGAGCGACGCCAACTCCACTGAGTTCGACATTGCCAGCGGTCACCCGGTGGTCGGTCTGATCACCGAATGGCAGGACGCGACCGGTGCCACCGAGCTGCGCACCGAAGCTTCCGACTTGGGCGGCACTATGCGCCTGGGCGCTCAGGACTGCCAGCTGTTGCCGAACTCGCAGGTGCATGCCTGCTACGGCAAGGACGTGATCGTCGAGCGTCACCGCCACCGTTACGAAGTGAACAACAACCTGCTGCCGCAGCTGATCGAAGCGGGCCTCAAGGTGACCGGTCGCTCCGGCGACGGCGCTCTGGTCGAAGTGGTGGAGAGCGCCGACCATCCGTGGTTCGTGGCCTGTCAGTTCCATCCGGAATTCACCTCCACGCCCCGTGACGGTCATCCGCTGTTCAGCGGTTTCGTCAACGCGGCGCTCGCTCACCAAGCGAAGAAGGCCTGA
- the tilS gene encoding tRNA lysidine(34) synthetase TilS, with product MSLESAVLARLAAWRHAPCWRVAFSGGLDSTVLLHMLATAARHHELPPIRAVHIHHGLQAVAEQWPAHCQRFCDELGVPLDIVPVQVVPGASLERAARDARYAAFTDLMKADEVLLLAQHQDDQAETLLYRLLRGAGVRGLAAMAQSRSLGAGHAVRPLLEVPRKTLEAYAARYGLQWVEDPSNGDSGFARNFLRRDILPQLATHWPGVSAVLARAAAHQAEAHGLLQDLAEIDLQYCRGQLKISWLSIPCLDLSALRLLSEARQRNLLRHWLGNETRMPDSRHWQGWTDLRDAAADASPVWRLESGELRRHGDRLLWLGEAWRAPWSSKEQPWPDGERPLELPGNGVVAFAGPVPDGRLSIAYRQGGEVLEVPGRGRRDLKRLLQETDVPEFIRPRLPLLKRDGQVLAVANLRLDPSASELRWQFSSVVRPVVAR from the coding sequence ATGTCTCTCGAATCCGCCGTGCTGGCACGCCTTGCGGCGTGGCGTCATGCACCTTGCTGGCGGGTCGCCTTTTCCGGTGGCCTCGATTCCACCGTTCTGCTGCATATGCTTGCCACGGCCGCGCGGCACCATGAGTTGCCGCCCATTCGCGCCGTTCACATCCATCATGGGTTGCAGGCGGTGGCCGAGCAGTGGCCTGCGCACTGTCAGCGCTTTTGCGATGAGCTGGGTGTTCCCCTGGATATCGTGCCTGTGCAGGTCGTGCCTGGAGCGAGTCTGGAGCGCGCGGCGCGAGATGCTCGCTACGCGGCATTTACCGATCTGATGAAAGCGGACGAAGTGCTGTTGCTGGCCCAGCATCAGGATGACCAGGCGGAAACCCTGCTTTATCGGCTGCTGCGCGGCGCAGGGGTGCGCGGGCTGGCGGCGATGGCGCAGAGTCGTTCATTGGGTGCGGGGCATGCGGTCAGACCGCTGCTGGAGGTGCCCCGCAAGACGCTGGAAGCCTACGCCGCTCGTTATGGGCTGCAGTGGGTGGAGGACCCCTCGAACGGCGATAGCGGTTTCGCCCGCAACTTTCTGCGTCGAGACATCCTGCCGCAGCTGGCCACTCACTGGCCCGGCGTATCGGCGGTGTTGGCCCGCGCCGCGGCGCATCAGGCTGAGGCTCACGGGTTGTTGCAGGACCTAGCCGAAATCGATCTGCAGTATTGTCGCGGGCAGCTGAAAATTTCCTGGCTGAGTATTCCCTGTCTGGATCTGTCGGCGCTGCGGCTGCTCTCCGAGGCGCGGCAGCGCAACCTGCTCAGGCACTGGCTGGGCAATGAAACCCGTATGCCGGACAGCCGGCATTGGCAGGGCTGGACGGATCTGCGTGATGCCGCCGCCGACGCGTCGCCCGTGTGGCGGCTGGAAAGCGGCGAGCTGCGTCGCCATGGTGATCGGCTGCTATGGCTTGGCGAAGCATGGCGTGCACCCTGGTCGAGTAAGGAACAACCTTGGCCTGACGGTGAGCGCCCGCTCGAACTGCCCGGCAACGGCGTCGTAGCCTTTGCCGGACCGGTTCCCGATGGACGGCTGAGCATCGCTTATCGGCAGGGGGGGGAGGTGCTCGAGGTTCCGGGGCGTGGCCGGCGTGATCTGAAAAGATTGCTTCAGGAGACTGACGTGCCCGAGTTCATCCGCCCCCGGCTGCCGCTGTTGAAACGTGATGGCCAGGTCCTTGCGGTGGCCAATCTGCGGCTCGATCCGTCTGCCTCAGAGCTGCGCTGGCAATTCTCCTCGGTGGTGCGTCCGGTCGTCGCGAGGTGA
- a CDS encoding acetyl-CoA carboxylase carboxyltransferase subunit alpha: MNPNYLDFEQPIADLQAKIEELRLVGNSNSLNIGDEIARLQDKSSTLTESIFSNLTSWQIARLARHPQRPYTLDYLQHIFTEFDELHGDRHFSDDAAIVGGVARLNGQPAMVIGHQKGREVREKVRRNFGMPRPEGYRKACRLMEMAERFKMPILTFIDTPGAYPGIDAEERGQSEAIAWNLRVMARLKTPIISTVIGEGGSGGALAIGVCDNLNMLEYSTYSVISPEGCASILWKTAEKAPDAAEAMGITAERLKGLGIVDKVIAEPLGGAHRDPAAAAESIRQTLVAQLEDLRKLDNDALLARRYERLMSYGIA, encoded by the coding sequence ATGAACCCGAATTATCTCGATTTCGAACAGCCGATTGCCGACCTGCAAGCCAAGATCGAAGAGCTTCGTCTGGTCGGTAACAGCAACTCCCTGAACATCGGCGACGAAATCGCCCGCCTGCAGGACAAGAGCAGCACGCTCACCGAGAGTATTTTCAGCAATCTGACCAGCTGGCAGATCGCTCGCCTCGCGCGCCACCCGCAGCGTCCGTACACCCTGGACTATCTGCAGCACATCTTCACCGAATTCGACGAGCTGCATGGCGACCGCCACTTCTCCGACGATGCTGCCATTGTCGGTGGCGTTGCCCGTCTGAATGGCCAGCCGGCGATGGTCATCGGCCATCAGAAGGGCCGTGAAGTGCGCGAGAAGGTGCGCCGCAACTTCGGCATGCCGCGTCCAGAAGGCTACCGCAAGGCCTGCCGCCTGATGGAAATGGCCGAGCGCTTCAAGATGCCGATCCTGACCTTCATCGACACGCCGGGCGCCTACCCGGGTATCGATGCCGAAGAGCGTGGTCAGAGCGAGGCGATTGCCTGGAACCTGCGCGTCATGGCGCGCCTGAAAACACCCATCATCTCCACCGTGATCGGTGAGGGCGGCTCCGGCGGTGCACTGGCCATCGGCGTGTGCGACAACCTCAACATGCTCGAATACTCGACCTACTCGGTGATCTCGCCGGAAGGCTGCGCTTCGATTCTGTGGAAGACCGCCGAGAAGGCGCCGGATGCCGCCGAAGCCATGGGCATCACCGCCGAGCGCTTGAAAGGTCTGGGTATCGTCGACAAGGTGATCGCCGAGCCGCTGGGTGGTGCGCACCGTGATCCGGCCGCTGCTGCCGAGTCGATCCGCCAGACGCTGGTCGCTCAGCTCGAGGATCTGCGCAAGCTCGACAACGACGCGCTGCTGGCCCGTCGCTACGAGCGCCTGATGAGCTACGGCATCGCCTGA